In one window of Microbacterium sp. PM5 DNA:
- the phnD gene encoding phosphate/phosphite/phosphonate ABC transporter substrate-binding protein yields MRITRLRLAAVAATALAATVALAGCSGTSDASGSAAPAADPSSLVLALVPSQDQGGLVDTAKPLTDMLSSELGIPVTGVVSKDYQAAVEAMGADQAQIGFLPSLQLWQASDRYGAKVVLQTERNGAITYPAQFMTNNPSKYCSDTPVDKDGMLYCNGTDKLATPSGLDAITKIAGAKVAVLGPGSPAGYIYPMLALKEKGIDIDNGFQKIPVTANDASVMAVYKGDAEVGFSFWDARTLVKKDTPDVGQKVVVFALSDPIPNDGVAVSSKLTPALQDKITQALESYSNTDEGSKVLKSIYSITKLAPANPASLDVVARAAQQLGLQ; encoded by the coding sequence ATGCGCATCACCCGCCTCCGACTCGCCGCGGTCGCCGCGACGGCGCTCGCCGCCACCGTCGCGCTCGCCGGCTGCTCCGGCACCTCCGACGCCTCCGGCTCCGCCGCGCCGGCCGCCGATCCGAGCTCGCTCGTTCTCGCCCTCGTGCCCTCGCAGGACCAGGGCGGCCTCGTCGACACGGCCAAGCCCCTGACCGACATGCTGAGCTCGGAACTCGGCATCCCCGTCACGGGCGTCGTGTCGAAGGACTATCAGGCCGCCGTGGAGGCGATGGGTGCCGACCAGGCGCAGATCGGCTTCCTCCCGTCGCTGCAGCTCTGGCAGGCCAGCGACCGGTACGGTGCGAAGGTCGTGCTGCAGACCGAGCGTAACGGCGCGATCACCTACCCGGCCCAGTTCATGACGAACAACCCGAGCAAGTACTGCTCCGACACCCCCGTCGACAAGGACGGGATGCTGTACTGCAACGGCACCGACAAGCTGGCGACGCCGAGCGGCCTGGACGCGATCACCAAGATCGCCGGTGCGAAGGTCGCCGTGCTCGGCCCCGGCTCGCCGGCCGGCTACATCTATCCGATGCTCGCCCTCAAGGAGAAGGGCATCGATATCGACAACGGGTTCCAGAAGATCCCGGTCACCGCCAACGACGCCTCCGTCATGGCCGTCTACAAGGGCGACGCCGAGGTCGGCTTCAGCTTCTGGGACGCGCGCACTCTCGTGAAGAAGGACACCCCCGACGTGGGCCAGAAGGTCGTCGTCTTCGCCCTCAGCGACCCGATCCCCAACGACGGCGTCGCCGTCTCGTCGAAGCTCACGCCGGCCCTCCAGGACAAGATCACGCAGGCGCTGGAGTCCTACTCCAACACCGACGAGGGCTCGAAGGTGCTCAAGAGCATCTACTCCATCACCAAGCTCGCGCCCGCCAACCCCGCTTCCCTCGACGTCGTGGCGCGTGCCGCGCAGCAGCTGGGACTGCAGTGA
- the phnC gene encoding phosphonate ABC transporter ATP-binding protein, producing MTDRILTQGIAAAAAVPWGIRLDGVTVRYPNGTVGLRGVDLEIAPGEMVCIVGLSGSGKSTLIRTINGLVPVTEGTVTVGGQRVDNARGTRLRHLRGQIGMVFQGFNLAGRTTVLNNVLVGRLTHTPYWRTLAGAYRDADKQIAFEALDRVGILSKVWDRASALSGGQQQRVAIARALAQQPRIVLADEPVASLDPPTAHGVMGDLRRINADLGITVLVNIHLLDLARQYGARIIGMRAGEVVFDGPAASATDADFENIYGRSLTGDDRLDR from the coding sequence GTGACGGATCGCATCCTGACCCAGGGCATCGCGGCTGCGGCCGCGGTGCCCTGGGGCATCCGTCTGGACGGGGTCACCGTCCGCTACCCCAACGGCACCGTGGGCCTGCGCGGTGTGGATCTCGAGATCGCGCCGGGCGAGATGGTCTGCATCGTCGGCCTCTCCGGGTCGGGAAAGTCGACGCTGATCCGCACGATCAACGGCCTCGTGCCCGTGACGGAGGGCACCGTGACCGTCGGCGGCCAGCGCGTCGACAACGCACGGGGCACGCGCCTTCGCCACCTCCGCGGGCAGATCGGCATGGTGTTCCAGGGGTTCAACCTCGCCGGTCGGACGACCGTGCTGAACAACGTGCTCGTGGGGCGTCTCACCCACACGCCGTACTGGCGCACCCTGGCGGGCGCCTACCGTGACGCCGACAAGCAGATCGCCTTCGAGGCGCTCGATCGCGTCGGCATCCTGTCGAAGGTGTGGGATCGGGCCTCGGCCCTGTCGGGCGGTCAGCAGCAGCGCGTCGCGATCGCGCGCGCCCTTGCGCAGCAGCCGCGGATCGTCCTCGCCGATGAGCCGGTCGCGAGCCTCGACCCGCCCACCGCGCACGGCGTCATGGGCGATCTGCGGCGGATCAACGCCGACCTCGGCATCACGGTGCTGGTCAACATCCACCTGCTCGATCTCGCGCGGCAGTACGGCGCGCGCATCATCGGCATGCGCGCCGGGGAGGTCGTCTTCGACGGGCCGGCCGCGAGCGCGACGGATGCCGACTTCGAGAACATCTACGGACGGTCGCTGACCGGCGACGATCGGCTCGATCGATGA
- the phnE gene encoding phosphonate ABC transporter, permease protein PhnE has product MSVAPAASALVVPERPRRRAGTWIAVAVIVVITVVTCLPGIGVGLDVAPIVANWRNGATKIVELLTPDWSFFPRTVAPMLETLQMAVLGTVVGAAISLPLSFWAARPTNPHPAFRGAVRTLLNVIRAVPELVYAAVLVAMVGVGALPGILALAIFNIGIIVKLVSESIDAQDAGAIEAGRAAGGTQAQINRAIALPDAWPAFVSQTLYVFELNVRASTVLGLVGAGGIGLLIDAVRTFYRYDQLSLIILEVLVVVVVIDLMSDAIRRRLV; this is encoded by the coding sequence ATGAGCGTCGCGCCCGCGGCATCCGCGCTGGTGGTGCCCGAGCGGCCTCGACGCCGCGCCGGAACGTGGATCGCGGTGGCGGTCATCGTCGTGATCACGGTGGTCACGTGCCTTCCGGGCATCGGCGTGGGCTTGGATGTCGCGCCGATCGTCGCGAACTGGCGAAACGGTGCCACGAAGATCGTCGAACTACTCACGCCCGACTGGTCGTTCTTTCCGCGCACCGTCGCGCCGATGCTCGAGACGCTGCAGATGGCGGTGCTGGGAACCGTCGTGGGGGCCGCGATCTCGCTGCCGCTGTCGTTCTGGGCGGCACGGCCCACCAATCCGCACCCCGCCTTCCGCGGTGCGGTGCGGACCCTGCTGAATGTGATCCGCGCGGTTCCCGAGCTCGTCTACGCGGCAGTGCTCGTCGCGATGGTCGGCGTCGGTGCGCTTCCCGGCATCCTCGCCCTCGCGATCTTCAACATCGGCATCATCGTCAAGCTCGTCTCCGAGTCGATCGACGCGCAGGATGCCGGTGCCATCGAAGCCGGTCGGGCCGCCGGTGGCACGCAGGCGCAGATCAACCGCGCGATCGCCCTCCCCGATGCGTGGCCGGCATTCGTGTCGCAGACCCTGTACGTGTTCGAGCTGAACGTGCGCGCCTCGACGGTGCTGGGGCTCGTCGGCGCCGGAGGGATCGGGCTGCTCATCGACGCGGTCCGCACGTTCTACCGCTACGACCAGCTCTCCCTCATCATCCTCGAAGTGCTCGTCGTGGTCGTCGTGATCGACCTGATGAGCGACGCCATCAGACGGAGGCTCGTGTGA
- the phnE gene encoding phosphonate ABC transporter, permease protein PhnE: MSALAVPVRRRSPWRAVSAVVVTAVVVAAFWSVQISWGRLADLPADIGRYLWLMFSAPEWSKLPEALWQTWRSIEMAWVGTVLGILLATPLSLVAARGFGPLWLRGALRLVFSVIRAVPELIIAIIILSVTGLTPLTGALALAVNGIGTLGKWGYEAVEAVPPGPIEAARAAGGSTAQVLRWGVWPQAQPVFLSFWLYRFEINVRSSAVLGLIGVGGIGDMLTSYTQYREWSTVGMLLIVVIVVTMAIDAASGALRRRIMEGPRAR, from the coding sequence GTGAGCGCCCTCGCCGTTCCCGTCCGCCGTCGTTCGCCGTGGCGGGCCGTGTCGGCCGTCGTCGTCACCGCCGTCGTGGTCGCCGCCTTCTGGTCGGTGCAGATCTCGTGGGGCCGTCTCGCCGACCTTCCCGCCGACATCGGTCGCTACCTCTGGCTCATGTTCTCGGCGCCGGAGTGGTCGAAGCTGCCCGAGGCGCTCTGGCAGACCTGGCGGAGCATCGAGATGGCGTGGGTGGGGACCGTGCTCGGCATCCTGCTGGCGACCCCGCTCAGTCTCGTGGCCGCCCGCGGCTTCGGGCCGCTGTGGCTGCGCGGCGCGCTGCGACTCGTGTTCTCGGTCATCCGCGCCGTGCCCGAGCTGATCATCGCGATCATCATCCTCTCGGTCACCGGGCTGACGCCGCTGACCGGTGCGCTCGCCCTCGCCGTCAACGGCATCGGCACGCTCGGCAAATGGGGCTACGAAGCGGTGGAAGCCGTACCTCCCGGGCCCATCGAGGCGGCGCGCGCCGCGGGCGGCTCGACGGCGCAGGTGCTGCGCTGGGGCGTGTGGCCGCAGGCGCAGCCGGTGTTCCTGTCGTTCTGGCTCTACCGGTTCGAGATCAACGTGCGCTCGTCTGCCGTTCTCGGTCTCATCGGGGTCGGCGGCATCGGCGATATGCTGACGTCCTACACCCAGTACCGGGAGTGGTCCACCGTGGGGATGCTGCTCATCGTGGTGATCGTCGTCACGATGGCGATCGACGCGGCGAGTGGAGCGCTCCGCCGGCGAATCATGGAGGGTCCGCGTGCCCGTTGA
- a CDS encoding MurR/RpiR family transcriptional regulator: MPVDAPTTVRIAAMRNGLQPTERRVADLIVAEPDAVVELTAQQLADRAGVARSSVVRACQSLGYRGYPQLRVALAAELGAQPPRDADHGDGPLGELRAALARTAQSLTTAVSLMSADDVSSAVADVAGASRLLVVANGLSAPVASDLAMRLTAVGRPAEVIADAIAQQIAARQLSTADVCIVVSGSGANAASVRAAEAARSAGARVLALTSFASSPLADRADRSLVITPTGVSFREELAHTSRVAHAAFVEAFVDAVAGVLGERARVVRAHVLGILSDNLDDGTA; the protein is encoded by the coding sequence GTGCCCGTTGACGCGCCGACGACGGTGCGCATCGCCGCGATGCGCAACGGCCTGCAGCCCACCGAACGGCGGGTCGCCGACCTCATCGTGGCCGAGCCCGACGCGGTCGTGGAGCTCACCGCGCAGCAGCTCGCCGACCGCGCCGGCGTCGCTCGCTCATCGGTCGTGCGGGCGTGTCAGTCGCTGGGCTATCGCGGCTACCCGCAGTTGCGCGTCGCCTTGGCGGCCGAACTCGGCGCCCAGCCGCCCCGCGACGCCGACCACGGCGACGGTCCGCTCGGCGAGCTGCGCGCCGCCCTCGCCCGCACCGCGCAGTCGTTGACCACGGCGGTGAGCCTGATGAGCGCCGACGACGTCTCGTCTGCCGTCGCCGACGTCGCCGGCGCCTCACGCCTGCTGGTCGTCGCCAACGGCCTGTCGGCTCCCGTCGCGAGCGATCTGGCGATGCGCCTGACCGCGGTCGGTCGTCCCGCCGAGGTGATCGCGGATGCCATCGCGCAGCAGATCGCGGCGCGTCAGCTGTCGACCGCGGACGTGTGCATCGTAGTGAGCGGCTCGGGAGCGAATGCCGCGAGCGTGCGGGCGGCCGAGGCGGCCCGCAGCGCCGGTGCGCGCGTGCTGGCCCTGACCTCCTTCGCGTCCAGCCCGTTGGCCGACCGTGCCGACCGCTCGCTCGTGATCACCCCGACCGGCGTCAGCTTCCGCGAGGAGCTGGCCCACACCTCGCGGGTCGCACACGCCGCGTTCGTAGAGGCGTTCGTGGATGCCGTCGCGGGCGTGCTGGGGGAGAGGGCCCGCGTCGTGCGGGCGCACGTGCTCGGCATCCTGTCGGACAACCTCGACGACGGCACCGCCTGA
- a CDS encoding glucoamylase family protein, which produces MKRTLAATAAIAAFTFGALAGGAPASAAPPDGAGAQSSAADGAGRPGHPSGKDARELLRYATDTWTSMAAMAHPETGLVDDNIGGDLDAASASGYTSPTNIGGYLWSTVTARDLGIIGADEARQRLSATITTLEHMERNPGSGMFYNWYAPATGAKLTVFPTSGDTIHPFLSTVDNGWLATALRIVREAEPSLHDRADALYRSMDFSAFFDPAGAAGLPAGTNRGGFWEAPPGDGCAVEAPMYNGSGETVSYTCHHYDTTVSESRIATYLGISDGTIPATGLYGTHRTMPAGCDWAWQEQLPTGTTRQYDGVDVYEGVYSYDGMSFVPSWGGSMFESLMPDLFIPEAQWGPRSWGLNHPITVEVQKEHGLKDAKYGYWGFSPASDPFGGYSEYGVDLAGMRSDGYTSDREKTDVDIDRPGCHTGTNPSPTFGDGVVTPHASFLALPYDHKGVMDNLRKIERKLGAYGPGGFYDAVAVKSDTIAKRYLSLDQSMIMAAIGNELTGDALKGYVVDDAMERNLRPAIAQQVFGSSWGRPHH; this is translated from the coding sequence ATGAAGAGAACTCTCGCGGCCACCGCCGCGATCGCCGCATTCACGTTCGGTGCACTGGCGGGAGGTGCGCCCGCGTCCGCGGCGCCCCCCGACGGCGCCGGAGCGCAGAGCAGCGCTGCGGATGGAGCCGGGCGTCCCGGCCATCCCAGCGGGAAGGACGCCCGCGAGCTCCTGCGCTACGCCACCGACACCTGGACGTCGATGGCCGCGATGGCCCACCCCGAGACGGGCCTCGTCGACGACAACATTGGCGGTGACCTCGACGCGGCATCCGCGTCGGGCTACACGTCACCGACCAACATCGGCGGCTATCTGTGGTCCACCGTCACGGCTCGGGATCTCGGGATCATCGGCGCCGACGAGGCGCGTCAACGGCTCAGTGCGACGATCACCACGCTCGAGCACATGGAGCGAAACCCCGGCAGCGGGATGTTCTACAACTGGTACGCGCCGGCAACGGGGGCCAAGCTCACGGTCTTTCCGACCTCGGGCGACACGATCCATCCGTTCCTCTCGACGGTCGACAACGGCTGGCTCGCGACGGCCCTGCGGATCGTGCGCGAGGCGGAGCCGTCACTGCACGACCGTGCCGATGCGCTCTACCGCTCGATGGACTTCTCCGCTTTCTTCGATCCGGCCGGGGCCGCGGGGCTTCCGGCGGGAACCAACCGCGGGGGATTCTGGGAGGCGCCTCCCGGCGACGGCTGCGCGGTGGAAGCGCCCATGTACAACGGCAGCGGCGAGACGGTCTCGTACACGTGTCATCACTACGACACGACCGTCAGCGAGAGCCGCATCGCGACGTACCTGGGGATCTCGGACGGCACCATCCCCGCGACGGGCCTCTACGGCACGCATCGCACGATGCCCGCCGGTTGCGACTGGGCCTGGCAGGAGCAGCTGCCCACCGGCACGACCCGCCAGTACGACGGGGTGGACGTGTACGAAGGGGTGTATTCCTACGACGGCATGTCCTTCGTTCCCAGTTGGGGCGGCAGCATGTTCGAGTCGCTCATGCCCGACCTGTTCATCCCGGAGGCGCAGTGGGGTCCTCGCTCGTGGGGTCTGAACCATCCCATCACCGTGGAAGTGCAGAAGGAGCACGGCCTGAAGGATGCGAAGTACGGCTACTGGGGCTTCTCGCCCGCCAGCGATCCCTTCGGGGGTTACTCCGAGTACGGCGTCGATCTGGCCGGAATGCGCAGCGACGGCTACACCTCCGACCGGGAGAAGACCGACGTCGACATCGACCGACCCGGCTGCCACACGGGCACGAACCCCTCGCCGACCTTCGGCGACGGCGTCGTCACGCCGCACGCGTCCTTCCTCGCGCTGCCGTACGACCACAAGGGCGTCATGGACAATCTCCGCAAGATCGAGCGGAAGCTCGGCGCCTACGGGCCCGGTGGCTTCTACGATGCGGTCGCCGTCAAGAGCGACACCATCGCGAAGCGGTATCTCTCGCTCGATCAGTCGATGATCATGGCCGCGATCGGCAACGAGCTGACCGGTGATGCGCTCAAGGGCTACGTCGTCGACGACGCGATGGAACGGAACCTCCGGCCGGCGATCGCGCAGCAGGTGTTCGGCTCGTCGTGGGGGCGTCCGCATCACTGA
- a CDS encoding TetR/AcrR family transcriptional regulator, which yields MASDTGDRVAPSRARGSYPKGQARRQQIVDEAVLVFGRSGSASGSLREVAKRVGLTPAGLLHHFASKEELFAEVLRQRDERVRAAAGEPAAHGLIDQAAKVVAYNQTTRGLTSLYSTVVAEAADPDHPLHDDFARRYRERAADTAALLRAGQRSGEIAPDIDPDAAARLISAVMDGIQQQWLLDDTVDMTALFDEFVRGYLRGPRPAASPR from the coding sequence GTGGCATCAGACACCGGTGACCGGGTAGCTCCCTCGCGTGCGCGGGGGAGCTACCCGAAGGGGCAGGCGCGGCGCCAGCAGATCGTCGACGAGGCGGTGCTCGTGTTCGGCCGCTCGGGCTCGGCGAGCGGGTCGCTGCGCGAGGTCGCCAAGCGGGTCGGACTGACCCCCGCGGGCCTCCTGCACCACTTCGCCTCGAAGGAGGAGCTGTTCGCCGAGGTCCTGCGCCAGCGCGACGAGCGGGTGCGCGCCGCGGCGGGGGAGCCCGCCGCGCACGGCCTCATCGACCAGGCGGCGAAGGTCGTCGCCTACAACCAGACGACGCGTGGCCTCACCTCCCTCTACTCGACCGTGGTGGCGGAAGCGGCCGACCCCGACCATCCGCTCCACGACGATTTCGCGAGGCGATATCGCGAGCGCGCCGCGGACACGGCGGCGCTCCTGCGCGCAGGCCAGCGCTCCGGCGAGATCGCGCCCGACATCGATCCCGACGCGGCGGCCCGCCTCATCAGCGCCGTGATGGACGGCATCCAGCAGCAGTGGCTGCTCGATGACACCGTCGACATGACGGCCCTGTTCGACGAGTTCGTGCGGGGTTACCTACGGGGACCTCGCCCCGCGGCATCCCCCCGCTGA
- a CDS encoding sugar ABC transporter substrate-binding protein, whose protein sequence is MKHVRLGAVALVAIGALALAGCGRGGETASAPDAATTIGSEPATGTITMWAMGAEGEALPDFVKAFEDANPGVTVEVTAIPWDAAYSKIQTAIAGGTTPDIAMMGSTWMADFADAFQTVPTDLDTSGSFPGAVASTKVGDRMTGAPWYVDTRVLYYRTDLAAKAGWTKAPTTWDELSQMAADMQSKAGAEYGIRLPGGNDSFQGTLWMPWSNGASLVDGDKWTVDTPQMVEAYEYYQSFFQKGIANPAADRSSGAQEADFVAGKTPMLIDGPFMIGSLEKVGGADFASKFTTAVLPTKESSTSFSGGANLTVFKNSKNAHSAWKLAQWLTDPTTQAQWYEKTGDLPAVQAAWKEQALASQPTLAAFGTQLETAKSVPATTTWVQVAAAGDAVLEKVRLGTQSPADAMKELQSKADALGMG, encoded by the coding sequence ATGAAACACGTCCGACTGGGAGCCGTCGCGCTCGTCGCCATCGGCGCACTCGCGCTCGCGGGCTGCGGCCGCGGAGGCGAGACCGCCAGCGCCCCCGACGCCGCCACGACGATCGGCAGCGAGCCGGCCACGGGCACGATCACGATGTGGGCGATGGGTGCGGAGGGTGAGGCGCTGCCCGATTTCGTCAAGGCGTTCGAAGACGCCAACCCCGGCGTCACCGTCGAGGTCACGGCGATTCCGTGGGATGCCGCCTACAGCAAGATCCAGACGGCCATCGCCGGTGGCACCACGCCTGACATCGCGATGATGGGCTCGACCTGGATGGCCGACTTCGCTGACGCGTTCCAGACCGTGCCGACCGACCTCGACACGTCGGGATCCTTCCCGGGCGCCGTCGCGTCGACGAAGGTGGGCGATCGGATGACCGGCGCCCCCTGGTACGTGGACACCCGCGTGCTCTACTACCGCACGGACCTCGCCGCGAAGGCCGGCTGGACGAAGGCCCCCACCACGTGGGACGAGCTCAGCCAGATGGCCGCCGACATGCAGTCCAAGGCCGGCGCCGAGTACGGCATCCGCCTGCCGGGCGGCAACGACTCGTTCCAGGGCACGCTGTGGATGCCGTGGTCCAACGGTGCTTCGCTCGTCGACGGCGACAAGTGGACCGTCGACACCCCGCAGATGGTCGAGGCCTACGAGTACTACCAGAGCTTCTTCCAGAAGGGCATCGCCAACCCGGCGGCCGACCGCTCCTCGGGTGCTCAGGAGGCTGACTTCGTCGCCGGCAAGACCCCGATGCTCATCGACGGACCGTTCATGATCGGTTCGCTCGAGAAGGTCGGCGGTGCGGACTTCGCGAGTAAGTTCACCACCGCGGTGCTGCCCACGAAGGAGTCGTCGACGTCGTTCAGCGGCGGCGCGAACCTCACGGTGTTCAAGAACTCGAAGAACGCGCACTCCGCGTGGAAGCTCGCCCAGTGGCTCACCGACCCGACCACGCAGGCGCAGTGGTACGAGAAGACCGGTGACCTGCCTGCCGTCCAGGCGGCGTGGAAGGAGCAGGCGCTCGCCTCGCAGCCGACGCTCGCCGCCTTCGGCACCCAGCTGGAGACCGCGAAGTCGGTTCCCGCCACCACCACCTGGGTTCAGGTTGCCGCCGCCGGTGATGCGGTGCTCGAGAAGGTGCGTTTGGGCACCCAGAGCCCTGCAGACGCCATGAAGGAGCTGCAGAGCAAGGCCGACGCCCTCGGAATGGGCTGA
- a CDS encoding sugar ABC transporter permease has protein sequence MTQASLAATGTAVAVTGRGRGRRPGSARRRRQGWIAWGFALPFVIVFAVFMIVPIVGSFAMSFTDFRAQDIRSPFSVDVVGLDQYVKVLTDPTFLKSMGVTATFVVVGIPVTMAVALALALALNSGGGRIVSFLRVGFYAPVVTSIVAVAVVWRYILQPDGLLNSALALIGIQGPDWLNDTTWALPSLIAMAVWRNVGTLMVIFLAGLQAIPTDVKEAAMMDGASAWRRLTSVTLPMLRPTLLLGAVLISVGFLQFFEEAFVMTQGGPLDSTLSVAYYTFKQFGFGQYGVASAASYILFLAIALLSLLQFRLLRAKD, from the coding sequence ATGACGCAGGCATCACTGGCCGCGACCGGGACGGCCGTCGCCGTCACCGGTCGCGGCCGTGGTCGCCGGCCCGGGTCCGCCCGCCGCCGGCGTCAGGGGTGGATCGCGTGGGGATTCGCGCTCCCGTTCGTCATCGTGTTCGCGGTGTTCATGATCGTGCCGATCGTGGGCTCGTTCGCGATGTCCTTCACCGACTTCCGGGCGCAGGACATCCGCTCCCCGTTCTCGGTGGACGTCGTCGGCCTCGACCAGTACGTCAAGGTGCTGACCGATCCCACCTTCCTGAAGTCCATGGGCGTCACGGCGACCTTCGTCGTCGTCGGCATCCCGGTGACGATGGCGGTCGCCCTGGCGCTCGCGCTGGCGCTGAACTCCGGGGGCGGGCGCATCGTGTCGTTCCTGCGGGTCGGGTTCTACGCCCCGGTGGTGACCAGCATCGTCGCCGTCGCGGTGGTCTGGCGCTACATCCTGCAGCCCGACGGGCTGCTCAACAGCGCGCTCGCGCTCATCGGCATCCAGGGGCCCGACTGGCTCAACGACACCACCTGGGCTCTTCCGTCGCTGATCGCGATGGCCGTGTGGCGCAATGTGGGAACGCTGATGGTGATCTTCCTCGCGGGGCTTCAGGCGATTCCGACCGACGTGAAGGAGGCCGCCATGATGGACGGCGCCTCGGCCTGGCGGCGGCTGACCTCGGTCACGCTGCCCATGCTGCGCCCGACGCTCCTGCTCGGTGCTGTGCTCATCTCGGTGGGCTTCCTGCAGTTCTTCGAGGAGGCGTTCGTCATGACGCAGGGGGGACCGCTGGATTCGACCCTGTCGGTCGCCTATTACACGTTCAAGCAGTTCGGCTTCGGGCAGTACGGCGTGGCCTCGGCCGCCAGTTACATCCTGTTCCTCGCCATCGCACTGCTGAGCCTGCTGCAGTTCCGACTGCTGCGGGCGAAGGACTGA
- a CDS encoding carbohydrate ABC transporter permease codes for MTVSVTARPRRSGRHRRALTGRAVTYTVLIVGLVVWMLPFAWMLLGSVKTQAEILQRPPTWWPREFTWDNFAQWFGPLDIGRFFTNSIVVALLTVLGNLVFCSMVGYALAKMDFPGKKALFAVVLVTLMVPGVVTFVPLFVMVSSLGLTSSYAALILPFITTPLGVFLMRQFMLGIPDELIEAARIDGAGELRIFARVVMPLCGPPLATLGILTFLASWNNFLWPLVAAQTENMYTLPVALSLYSTGQNATDYGLLLAGSVLVIAPILLLFVFLQRYFIQGVATTGLK; via the coding sequence ATGACCGTATCCGTCACTGCGCGCCCTCGGCGCTCGGGGCGCCACCGTCGGGCCCTCACCGGACGTGCCGTCACCTACACCGTCCTGATCGTCGGGCTCGTCGTCTGGATGCTGCCGTTCGCCTGGATGCTGCTGGGATCCGTCAAGACCCAGGCCGAGATCCTGCAGCGCCCGCCGACCTGGTGGCCGCGCGAGTTCACGTGGGACAACTTCGCCCAGTGGTTCGGGCCGCTGGACATCGGCCGGTTCTTCACCAACAGCATCGTGGTGGCGCTGTTGACGGTGCTCGGCAACCTCGTCTTCTGCTCGATGGTCGGCTATGCGCTCGCGAAGATGGACTTCCCGGGTAAGAAGGCGCTGTTCGCCGTCGTGCTGGTGACCCTCATGGTGCCCGGCGTCGTCACCTTCGTGCCGCTGTTCGTCATGGTGTCTTCGCTCGGACTGACCAGCAGCTACGCGGCGCTGATCCTGCCGTTCATCACGACCCCGCTCGGGGTCTTCCTGATGCGACAGTTCATGCTCGGCATCCCCGACGAGCTCATCGAGGCCGCACGCATCGACGGGGCCGGAGAGCTGCGCATCTTCGCCCGGGTGGTCATGCCGTTGTGCGGACCGCCGCTGGCGACCCTCGGCATCCTGACGTTCCTGGCCTCGTGGAACAACTTCCTCTGGCCGCTCGTCGCCGCCCAGACCGAGAACATGTACACGCTGCCGGTGGCCTTGTCGCTGTATTCGACGGGCCAGAACGCGACCGACTACGGCCTGCTGCTGGCGGGATCGGTGCTCGTGATCGCGCCCATTCTGCTGCTGTTCGTCTTCCTGCAGCGCTACTTCATCCAGGGCGTCGCCACGACCGGGCTCAAGTGA